In the Periophthalmus magnuspinnatus isolate fPerMag1 chromosome 4, fPerMag1.2.pri, whole genome shotgun sequence genome, one interval contains:
- the sned1 gene encoding sushi, nidogen and EGF-like domain-containing protein 1 has product MVLVVLLPCLCTLLSLLTPPGVLSAVPLEDFYPFGPDRGDSQTVAQDDGGSRLVEISVAFPFFGDRHTGLYVNNNGLVSFLREVSQFTPVAFPISGDRRVVAPFWADVDNRRAGRVFYRESLESDILNRASNDVRTYFSEFPNFNASWVLISTWYTVTFFGGNSKTPVNTFQVVLITDGELSFTIFQYHNITWTTGMHATSGGNRVGLGGIAAQAGFNAGDGKRYFNIPGSRTADIVDVEGTTNVGFPGRWVFRIDDANVEVGSCNNSASVCPHLRPCLNGGQCIDDCITGNPSFTCSCLAGFTGRRCQIDVNECASNPCQNGGTCEDLINSFVCQCLPGYTGIHCETDIDECKEKPCFNNAQCVQGVGSFTCMCEPGYTGLLCEIDINECDSHPCLNGAECIDHVTNFTCVCPAAFTGPHCETELVVPEVNTTEANNQTEECLCQNGGICVDLNGTCECPTGYTGLYCQFEVTHTPCSHSRPCPDGGPCLEYGGTYLCTCQTSGPELDHKDYYPYVQPQSVCDSSPCLNGGYCYERDGGYSCECKHGYWGKHCQKVRLNTCAALPCRNGGTCKEEHGMYHCVCPYRFTGKHCEVGRPDPCSSSPCLNGGTCFHYIGKYKCECTEDFFGRHCEINMSLTLASADVGCGDPPHVEHADVHFSKTTPGSMAVYICHSGFLPVPRATQSICGLQGDWSQPPVCEEINECRSQPCLNGGTCRDQVGSFFCECGKGFSGNHCQNAVSQCSPDTCKNGGTCENKSGSYFCHCPAGIKGLHCEKEQDVCDSSPCLNGGVCRSYRRNYLCLCKEGFFGDQCQMLEDPCVLNPCGNRGLCTSDKRGNYNCVCNVGHTGKDCEKDLLPPSGLRVLRVEESEVELRWDPPEPSQSLVSGFAVKYAPLGRGSRKTDLLDRRQHTHVMRGLLPGLLYNISTLSLKHNINNSDYSRPATALIRTRPRRVEQLTVVNVSSSAVWLQWQVQGARHAAVSQVLVSVSPSGNHTEPVSVVLNASATEYSFSSLLPGHKYTVDVLTQSGVRSDEFPSTSHSAGPLSFWTRPLPPLNLSLSHVSSTSALITWARPSRMLPDGFVVNVTRGLNTRSRFLPNGKLQLYTLRELTPGQLYYVSLTSVKNTGHDQVHSAAQHLTFTTLPMQSRSGRRREERLRAKGAYNGQTAPPSHTQDLVMNKDTENSQELPRYTELIDRRGKITTRLTNMPRKAIRHRTKPDPPIRLEKMEETTNKISLALQLQEEDSVRTVPAVVPELPQDCRRLSCLNGGTCVGAGDAFICDCATGFKGRQCELLCQRVPHPCTRLYSETKSVPVWEGGVCHYLYKRAYKVQQDVCYKEICEPSLPKKNQNRRTNRQQ; this is encoded by the exons ATGGTGTTGGTGGTTCTGCTGCCCTGCCTCTGCACCCTGCTCTCCCTGCTGACACCGCCCGGGGTGCTATCGGCCGTGCCCCTGGAGGACTTCTACCCCTTCGGACCAGACAGGGGGGACTCCCAGACCGTGGCCCAGGACGATGGAGGGTCCCGTTTGGTGGAGATTTCAGTGGCTTTTCCTTTCTTtggagacagacacacaggacTCTAT GTTAACAACAATGGCCTCGTGTCTTTCCTGAGGGAAGTTTCTCAGTTCACACCTGTAGCTTTTCCCATCTCTGGAGACCGGAGGGTAGTGGCACCATTTTGGGCTGATGTAGACAACCGTCGCGCTGGAAGAGTGTTTTACAGAGAGAGCCTGGAGTCGGACATTCTGAATAGAGCTTCTAATGACGTTAGGACTTACTTTTCTGAGTTTCCAAACTTCAATGCTTCATGGGTCCTCATTTCCACATGGTACACAGTTACTTTCTTTGGAGGGAACTCAAAAACACCG gtCAATACATTCCAAGTGGTGCTCATAACAGATGGAGAGCTTTCATTCACCATATTCCAGTACCACAACATCACGTGGACTACAGGCATGCACGCCACCAGTGGAGGGAACCGGGTGGGACTGGGGGGCATTGCAGCACAG GCAGGTTTTAACGCTGGTGACGGAAAGCGCTACTTCAACATCCCTGGCTCTCGCACAGCTGACATTGTAGACGTAGAAGGCACCACTAATGTAGGATTCCCTGGCAGATGGGTATTTCGGATTGATGACGCAAATGTGGAAGTGGGCAGTTGCAACAACTCGG CCTCTGTTTGCCCACACTTGCGTCCTTGTTTGAATGGTGGTCAGTGCATCGATGACTGCATCACTGGAAACCCCTCCttcacctgctcctgtctggCCGGATTCACAGGGCGGAGGTGCCAGATCG ATGTCAACGAGTGCGCCTCCAACCCATGCCAAAACGGAGGGACGTGTGAAGACCTCATTAACAGttttgtgtgtcagtgtctaCCGGGATACACTGGGATCCACTGTGAAACTG ACATTGATGAGTGCAAAGAAAAACCCTGCTTCAACAACGCCCAGTGTGTTCAAGGAGTGGGCAGCTTCACCTGCATGTGTGAACCTGGATACACTGGGCTCTTATGTGAGATTG ACATAAATGAATGTGACTCACATCCCTGCCTGAATGGAGCAGAGTGTATCGACCATGTGACCAACTTTACCTGTGTATGTCCAGCAGCCTTCACAGGACCCCACTGTGAGACTG AGCTTGTAGTACCTGAGGTGAACACGACTGAAGCAAATAACCAAACAG AAGAATGCCTTTGTCAGAATGGTGGCATCTGTGTGGACCTCAATGGGACGTGCGAATGCCCCACAGGCTACACTGGACTCTACTGTCAGTTCG AAGTAACCCATACTCCGTGCAGTCACAGCCGGCCCTGTCCCGACGGCGGCCCCTGTCTGGAGTATGGAGGGACCTACTTATGCACATGTCAGACCAGCGGGCCCGAGCTAGACCACAAAGACTACTACCCCTATG tacaGCCCCAGTCGGTGTGTGACTCGTCTCCGTGTCTGAACGGAGGCTACTGCTACGAGCGTGATGGTGGCTACAGCTGTGAGTGTAAGCATGGATACTGGGGCAAGCACTGCCAGAAAG ttagaCTCAATACCTGTGCCGCTTTGCCTTGTCGAAATGGAGGCACGTGTAAGGAAGAGCACGGCATGTACCACTGTGTGTGTCCATACCGGTTCACTGGGAAGCACTGTGAAGTTG GAAGACCAGACCCCTGCTCCTCCAGCCCGTGTCTAAATGGAGGAACGTGTTTTCATTACATCGGGAAGTACAAGTGTGAGTGCACAGAGGACTTCTTTGGCAGACACTGTGAGATCAACATGAGTCTGACACTCGCCTCCGCTG atgtgggCTGTGGGGACCCTCCACATGTTGAGCATGCTGATGTCCACTTCTCCAAAACCACCCCAGGTTCCATGGCTGTGTACATTTGCCATTCGGGCTTCCTGCCTGTGCCCCGGGCCACTCAGAGCATCTGTGGACTTCAGGGCGACTGGAGTCAGCCCCCTGTCTGCGAAG AAATCAATGAATGCCGCTCACAGCCCTGTTTAAATGGAGGTACGTGTCGGGACCAGGTAGGATCCTTCTTCTGTGAGTGTGGCAAAGGCTTCAGTGGAAACCACTGTCAAAATG CTGTCAGTCAATGTTCACCGGACACATGTAAGAACGGAGGCACATGTGAGAACAAATCTGGTTCCTATTTCTGTCACTGTCCTGCAGGAATTAAAGGATTACACTGTGAAAAAG agcAGGATGTTTGTGACTCCAGCCCCTGTTTAAATGGAGGTGTGTGTCGCAGCTACAGGCGAAACTATTTGTGTCTTTGCAAGGAGGGCTTCTTTGGAGATCAGTGCCAAATGT TGGAAGACCCCTGTGTGCTCAACCCTTGCGGAAACCGCGGCTTGTGCACTAGTGACAAGAGAGGCAACTACAATTGTGTGTGTAACGTAGGGCACACAGGGAAGGACTGTGAGAAAG acctgcTGCCCCCTTCTGGCCTCCGCGTGCTCCgtgtggaggagagtgaggtGGAGCTGCGATGGGACCCTCCCGAGCCCTCTCAGAGCCTGGTTAGTGGGTTTGCAGTGAAGTATGCTCCTCTGGGACGGGGCAGTAGAAAAACTGACCTGCTGGACCGAAGACAGCACACCCATGTCATGAGAGGTCTGCTGCCTGGGCTCCTCTATAAtatctccaccctctctctcaaACATAACATCAACAACAGCGACTACAGCCGGCCTGCCACCGCACTCATACGAACCA GGCCACGGCGAGTGGAGCAGTTGACTGTGGTCAATGTGTCATCCTCTGCCGTGTGGCTGCAGTGGCAGGTGCAGGGAGCTCGACATGCAGCTGTGAGCCAAGTCCTGGTCTCTGTGTCTCCTTCAGGAAACCACACGGAGCCGGTGTCTGTTGTCCTGAACGCCAGTGCCACAGAATATAGCTTCAG TTCATTACTTCCTGGTCACAAATACACAGTGGATGTTTTGACTCAAAGTGGTGTCAGGTCTGATGAGTTTCCCTCCACCAGCCACTCCGCTGGACCGCTGAGCTTCTGGACAA GACCCCTTCCTCCTCTGAACTTGTCCCTATCCCACGTGAGCTCTACCTCAGCCCTTATCACTTGGGCACGCCCCTCCAGGATGCTCCCCGATGGTTTTGTGGTGAACGTGACACGGGGACTGAACACGAGGAGCCGCTTTCTGCCCAATGGAAAACTACAGCTGTACACTTTGAGAGAGCTCACTCCGGGACAGTTGTACTATGTGTCCCTCACCTCAGTCAAAAATACAGGCCACGATCAGGTGCACAGTGCAGCCCAACACCTCACATTCACTACAT TACCAATGCAAAGTAGATCaggcagaagaagagaagaaaggcTACGAGCTAAGGGTGCCTATAATGGACAAACAGCtcctccttcacacacacaggaccTGGTAATGAATAAAGATACAGAAAACTCACAAGAACTACCCAG ATACACAGAACTCATTGATAGAAGGGGGAAGATAACAACTAGATTAACTAATATGCCCAGAAAAGCAATACGACATCGAACAA AGCCTGACCCTCCAATTAGATTAGAGAAGATGGAGGAGACAACAAACAAAATCAGCCTCGCTCTGCAGCTTCAGGAGGAGGACAGCGTGCGGACAGTGCCTG CTGTTGTTCCAGAGCTGCCCCAGGACTGCCGTCGCCTGTCCTGTCTGAACGGGGGCACATGTGTAGGCGCGGGGGATGCCTTCATCTGCGACTGCGCCACAGGCTTCAAGGGCAGGCAGTGTGAGCTCT TGTGCCAAAGAGTTCCACACCCATGCACTCGGCTATATTCAGAAACCAAAAGTGTGCCAGTTTGGGAGGGAGGAGTTTGTCATTACCT GTATAAGCGAGCATATAAGGTTCAGCAGGATGTGTGCTACAAAGAGATTTGTGAACCGTCACTCCCAAAGAAAAATCAGA ACAGAAGAACAAACAGGCAACAATAA